Proteins encoded by one window of Cydia splendana chromosome 14, ilCydSple1.2, whole genome shotgun sequence:
- the LOC134797178 gene encoding uncharacterized protein LOC134797178, giving the protein MAFMMPVMKNDWDIYNSQRSRKTSENAEKTPGGRVRKVSESRSEGPALSPRSASTLSPHRSAPAMRSLSYCRAPPSRVSLRHADSPKGSASPPTPKAREDKFHSRARAESPPRASRCGACVPYL; this is encoded by the exons ATGGCGTTCATGATGCCGGTTATGAAGAACGACTGGGACATATACAACTCGCAGCGGTCGCGGAAGACGTCCGAGAACGCGGAGAAAACGCCCGGCGGACGCGTGCGGAAGGTGTCGGAGTCACGGTCGGAGGGCCCGGCGCTGTCGCCGCGCTCGGCGTCCACGCTGAGCCCGCACCGCTCGGCGCCGGCCATGCGCTCGCTGTCGTACTGCCGCGCGCCGCCGTCGCGCGTCTCGCTGCGCCACGCCGACAGCCCCAAGGGCTCGGCTAGCCCGCCGACGCCGAAGGCCCGCGAGGACAAGTTCCACAGCAG GGCGCGCGCCGAGTCTCCGCCGCGGGCCTCGCGCTGCGGGGCCTGCGTGCCCTACCTGTGA